One stretch of Halapricum desulfuricans DNA includes these proteins:
- the rpmC gene encoding 50S ribosomal protein L29 encodes MSIVHVEELRDMTPAERQNELEELETELLNAEAVKAAGGAPDNPGRIGELRRTIARIKTVQREEGDLE; translated from the coding sequence ATGAGCATCGTCCACGTCGAAGAACTGCGGGACATGACGCCCGCGGAACGACAGAACGAACTCGAGGAACTCGAGACGGAGCTGCTGAACGCCGAGGCCGTCAAGGCCGCCGGTGGTGCGCCGGACAATCCCGGCCGCATCGGCGAACTCCGCCGGACGATCGCGCGGATCAAGACGGTCCAGCGCGAGGAGGGTGATCTCGAATGA
- a CDS encoding 50S ribosomal protein L2, translating into MGRRIRGQRRGRGTPTFRAPSHRYKSDLQHRTVEDDDVVSGTVVDIEHDPARSAPIAAVEFEDGEQRLVLAPEGIGVGDEIQVGVSAEIAPGNTLPLAEIPEGVPVCNIEANQGDGGKFARASGVNGRLVSHDRSVAVVQLPSGEFKRLDPQCRATIGVVAGGGRTEKPLVKAGKKHHKAKARGLVWPRVRGVAMNAVDHPFGGGGRQHPGKPKSISRNAPPGRKVGDISSRRTGRGGDE; encoded by the coding sequence ATGGGACGACGCATTCGCGGACAGCGACGTGGTCGCGGGACGCCGACGTTCCGTGCCCCGTCGCACCGATACAAATCCGATCTGCAGCACCGTACGGTCGAAGACGACGACGTCGTCTCCGGGACGGTCGTCGATATCGAACACGACCCGGCCCGCTCGGCACCGATCGCGGCCGTCGAGTTCGAGGACGGCGAACAGCGGCTCGTGCTGGCTCCCGAAGGGATCGGGGTCGGCGACGAGATCCAAGTCGGCGTCAGCGCCGAGATCGCGCCCGGCAACACGCTGCCGCTGGCGGAGATCCCCGAGGGGGTCCCCGTCTGCAACATCGAGGCCAACCAGGGCGACGGCGGCAAGTTCGCCCGGGCGTCGGGCGTCAACGGCCGACTCGTCAGCCACGACCGGTCAGTTGCAGTCGTGCAGCTGCCCAGCGGGGAGTTCAAGCGACTTGACCCGCAGTGTCGGGCCACGATCGGCGTGGTCGCCGGCGGCGGTCGGACCGAGAAGCCGCTGGTCAAGGCCGGGAAGAAACACCACAAGGCGAAAGCGCGCGGCCTCGTCTGGCCGCGGGTTCGCGGGGTCGCGATGAACGCGGTCGACCACCCCTTCGGTGGCGGTGGCCGCCAGCACCCCGGCAAGCCCAAATCGATCTCCCGGAACGCCCCGCCGGGACGGAAGGTCGGGGACATCTCTTCGCGGCGAACCGGCCGCGGTGGTGACGAATGA
- a CDS encoding 50S ribosomal protein L30 encodes MKAVVQLRGEVNMSGDVEDTLDMLNLGRVNHATLVPDTDAYRGMITKVNDWVAHGEPSQDALETVLKKRAEPLEGDGFDDDSWWATWETDYDSVGELAQALLEEETTLKEQGLSPTLRLHPPRGGHDGIKHPTKEGGQLGKQTTEDIDDLLEAMR; translated from the coding sequence ATGAAGGCGGTCGTTCAACTCCGCGGCGAGGTCAACATGTCCGGCGACGTCGAGGACACGCTCGACATGCTGAACCTGGGCCGCGTCAACCACGCGACGCTCGTCCCGGACACAGACGCCTATCGCGGCATGATCACGAAGGTCAACGACTGGGTCGCACACGGTGAACCCAGCCAGGACGCCCTGGAGACAGTGCTGAAAAAGCGGGCCGAACCACTCGAGGGAGACGGCTTCGACGACGACAGCTGGTGGGCGACCTGGGAGACTGACTACGACAGCGTCGGCGAACTCGCACAGGCGCTGCTCGAGGAAGAGACGACGCTGAAAGAGCAGGGACTGTCGCCGACGCTGCGACTGCACCCGCCGCGCGGCGGCCACGACGGGATCAAACACCCGACCAAGGAAGGCGGACAGCTCGGCAAACAGACGACCGAGGATATCGACGACCTCCTGGAGGCGATGCGATAA
- a CDS encoding 50S ribosomal protein L6: protein MARTALEIPDDVSAEMDHLELTAEGPQGSVTRRLWYPDVSVEVHGDEVVIESEAEDAKTRATVGTFESHVENMFHGVTEGWEYKMEVFYSHFPMQVRAESDEVVIENFLGEKAPRKTPIHGDTDVDVDGEEITLSGPSIEDVGQTAADIEQLTRVTDKDVRVFQDGVYITEKPNRGDA, encoded by the coding sequence ATGGCACGAACAGCACTCGAAATTCCGGATGACGTCAGCGCCGAGATGGACCATCTCGAGCTGACAGCCGAGGGACCGCAGGGCAGCGTTACGCGCCGACTCTGGTACCCGGACGTTTCGGTCGAGGTACACGGTGACGAGGTCGTCATCGAGTCCGAGGCCGAGGACGCCAAGACGCGCGCGACCGTCGGGACCTTCGAGAGCCACGTGGAGAACATGTTCCACGGGGTCACCGAAGGCTGGGAGTACAAGATGGAAGTCTTCTACTCGCACTTCCCGATGCAGGTCCGCGCCGAAAGCGACGAGGTCGTCATCGAGAACTTCCTCGGGGAGAAGGCCCCGCGGAAGACGCCGATCCACGGCGACACCGACGTCGACGTCGACGGCGAGGAGATCACGCTCTCCGGGCCGAGCATCGAAGACGTCGGCCAGACGGCTGCCGACATCGAACAGTTGACTCGCGTCACGGACAAGGACGTCCGGGTCTTCCAGGACGGCGTCTACATCACCGAGAAACCGAACCGAGGTGACGCCTGA
- a CDS encoding 30S ribosomal protein S5, with protein MSEADGWTPRTRLGRKVAEGEIETMQEALTAGLPLKEPEIVDQLVPDLEDEVLDINMVQRMTDSGRRVKFRCVVVVGNRDGLVGYAEGRDDQVGGAIQKAIDIAKLNLIDVSRSCGSWECGCGRPHTVALRTTGKAGSVEVELQPAPRGLGLAGGETVRKVLELAGIEDIWTRSSGNTRTTVNFAKATFNALRNTAEARVPERAYEKREVIE; from the coding sequence ATGAGTGAAGCAGACGGATGGACACCACGGACGCGGCTCGGCCGGAAGGTAGCCGAGGGCGAGATCGAGACGATGCAGGAAGCCCTCACTGCCGGCCTGCCGCTGAAAGAGCCGGAGATCGTAGACCAGCTCGTCCCCGATCTGGAGGACGAAGTACTGGACATCAACATGGTCCAGCGGATGACCGACTCGGGGCGGCGGGTCAAGTTCCGCTGTGTCGTCGTCGTGGGCAACCGCGACGGACTGGTCGGCTACGCCGAGGGGCGTGACGACCAGGTCGGCGGCGCGATTCAGAAGGCGATCGACATCGCCAAGCTCAATCTCATCGACGTCTCCCGGAGCTGTGGCTCCTGGGAGTGTGGCTGTGGCCGACCGCACACGGTCGCGCTACGCACGACCGGCAAGGCCGGCAGCGTCGAGGTCGAGCTCCAGCCCGCCCCGCGCGGACTGGGACTCGCGGGCGGGGAGACCGTCCGAAAGGTGCTCGAACTCGCGGGCATCGAAGACATCTGGACGCGTTCGTCCGGGAACACGCGCACGACGGTCAACTTCGCGAAGGCAACGTTCAACGCCCTGCGAAACACCGCCGAGGCGCGCGTCCCCGAGCGAGCCTACGAGAAGCGCGAGGTGATCGAGTGA
- a CDS encoding 30S ribosomal protein S17 — translation MAIGLNVQQPETSCDDENCPFHGTLSVRGQTLEGTVASTDMEKTVVVEREYDVKVPKYDRYMKRRSRVPAHAPPCLDIEVGDTVTIAETRPLSKTKSHVVVDVTPEGGEE, via the coding sequence ATGGCGATAGGACTGAACGTACAACAGCCGGAGACGAGCTGTGACGACGAGAACTGCCCGTTCCACGGCACCCTTTCGGTGCGCGGGCAGACGCTCGAAGGCACAGTCGCCTCCACAGACATGGAGAAGACCGTCGTCGTCGAGCGCGAGTACGACGTCAAGGTACCCAAATACGACCGATACATGAAGCGTCGGTCCCGGGTGCCCGCGCACGCGCCGCCGTGCCTCGACATCGAGGTCGGCGACACGGTCACGATAGCAGAGACACGACCGCTCTCGAAGACGAAATCCCACGTCGTCGTCGACGTGACCCCCGAAGGGGGTGAGGAGTGA
- a CDS encoding 30S ribosomal protein S14, whose product MSESESEQTNEATGEQAAKRTEQMQVCQRCGREQGLVGKYDIWLCRQCFREISRDMGFKKYS is encoded by the coding sequence ATGAGCGAGAGCGAATCCGAACAGACGAACGAAGCCACCGGCGAGCAGGCCGCGAAGCGAACCGAACAGATGCAGGTCTGCCAGCGCTGCGGTCGCGAGCAAGGGCTGGTCGGCAAGTACGACATCTGGCTGTGTCGCCAGTGTTTCCGGGAGATCTCCCGCGACATGGGCTTCAAGAAGTACAGCTAA
- a CDS encoding 50S ribosomal protein L19e, whose protein sequence is MTDLSAQKRLAADVLDVGKNRIWFDPDAQGEIADAITREDVRELVEQGLIQTEEAAGNSRGRAKERQQKRSYGHQKGHGSRKGKAGGRQDDREDWKSRIRAQRRRLRELRDEEEKLSPSEYRTLYDRASGGEFDSVADLERYIEAQFGEN, encoded by the coding sequence ATGACCGATCTCAGCGCACAGAAGCGACTGGCTGCGGACGTGCTGGACGTCGGGAAGAACCGGATCTGGTTCGATCCCGACGCGCAGGGCGAGATCGCCGACGCGATCACCCGCGAGGACGTCCGCGAACTGGTCGAGCAGGGACTCATCCAGACCGAAGAAGCCGCCGGCAACTCCCGCGGCCGCGCGAAGGAACGCCAGCAGAAGCGTTCCTACGGCCACCAGAAGGGACACGGCTCCCGCAAGGGGAAAGCCGGCGGTCGACAGGACGACCGCGAAGACTGGAAGTCGCGCATCCGCGCCCAGCGGCGTCGGCTGCGCGAGCTGCGCGACGAGGAAGAGAAGCTGAGTCCCTCGGAGTATCGCACGCTATACGACCGCGCGAGCGGCGGCGAGTTCGACTCTGTCGCCGATCTCGAGCGGTATATCGAAGCCCAATTCGGTGAGAACTGA
- a CDS encoding 30S ribosomal protein S19, with protein MSSDYQIGHEGEFTYRGYTLEELQDMELEEVAELLPARVRRSIERGLSYEKRQLLEEAREADEEETANNPIRTHLRDMPIVPEMVGITFAVHNGQSFERVTVEPEMLGHYLGEFQLTRTSVEHGQAGIGATRSSKFVPLK; from the coding sequence ATGAGTTCAGACTACCAGATCGGCCACGAAGGCGAGTTCACCTACCGTGGCTACACGCTCGAGGAGTTGCAGGACATGGAACTGGAGGAAGTCGCGGAACTGTTGCCCGCACGCGTGCGGCGAAGTATCGAACGCGGTCTGTCCTACGAGAAACGACAGTTGCTCGAGGAGGCCCGCGAGGCCGACGAGGAGGAGACGGCGAACAACCCGATTCGGACGCACTTGCGGGACATGCCGATCGTCCCCGAGATGGTCGGGATCACGTTTGCCGTCCACAACGGCCAGAGCTTCGAGCGCGTGACGGTCGAGCCGGAGATGCTCGGCCACTACCTGGGCGAGTTCCAGCTCACGCGGACGTCCGTCGAGCACGGACAGGCCGGCATCGGGGCGACCCGATCCTCGAAGTTCGTACCGCTCAAGTAA
- a CDS encoding uL15m family ribosomal protein, producing MTSKKKRQRGSRTHGGGSHKNRRGAGHRGGRGAAGRDKHEFHNHEPLGKSGFTRPEKSKETVETIDVRELDEDAPLLAAEDLAEETDGGYRIDVREIVDTTADTDVVKVLGAGQVRNELELVADDFSESAREKVEAAGGSAELTERGEKRQAEDESDADNE from the coding sequence ATGACGAGCAAGAAGAAACGCCAGCGCGGTTCGCGCACGCACGGCGGCGGTTCCCACAAGAACCGACGCGGGGCCGGTCACCGCGGCGGTCGCGGCGCAGCCGGTCGGGACAAACACGAGTTCCACAACCACGAACCGCTCGGCAAGTCCGGGTTCACGCGCCCGGAGAAGAGCAAAGAGACCGTCGAAACGATCGACGTTCGCGAACTCGACGAGGACGCGCCGCTGCTCGCGGCCGAGGACCTCGCAGAGGAGACCGACGGCGGCTACCGGATCGACGTCCGCGAGATCGTCGATACGACCGCCGACACCGACGTCGTGAAGGTGCTCGGCGCCGGGCAGGTCCGCAACGAACTCGAGCTGGTCGCCGACGACTTCTCCGAGAGCGCTCGCGAGAAAGTCGAGGCCGCGGGGGGCAGCGCCGAGCTGACCGAACGCGGAGAGAAGCGACAGGCTGAAGACGAATCCGACGCCGACAACGAATAA
- a CDS encoding 50S ribosomal protein L22: MGISYSVEADPETTAKAMLRERQMSHKHSKAIAREIKGKTAGEAVEYLEAVIEGDQPVPFRQHNSGVGHRTNIDGWDAGRFPEKASEAFLDLLENAIGNADHQGFDGESMEVMHCAAHKVGEVEGRQPRAMGRASAFNSMEVDVELILEEVEE; encoded by the coding sequence ATGGGAATCAGCTACTCAGTCGAGGCCGACCCCGAGACGACCGCGAAAGCGATGCTCCGGGAGCGGCAGATGAGCCACAAGCACAGCAAGGCCATCGCCCGAGAGATCAAGGGGAAGACAGCCGGCGAGGCTGTCGAGTACCTCGAAGCTGTCATCGAGGGGGACCAGCCGGTTCCCTTCCGACAGCACAACTCGGGCGTGGGCCACCGAACGAACATCGACGGCTGGGACGCCGGTCGCTTCCCCGAGAAGGCCAGCGAGGCGTTTCTCGACCTGCTGGAGAACGCGATCGGCAACGCCGACCATCAGGGATTCGACGGCGAGAGCATGGAAGTCATGCACTGCGCCGCCCACAAGGTCGGTGAAGTCGAGGGTCGCCAGCCCCGCGCGATGGGGCGGGCCTCCGCGTTCAACAGCATGGAAGTCGACGTCGAACTCATCCTCGAGGAGGTCGAAGAATAA
- a CDS encoding 30S ribosomal protein S4e → MSNHQKRLSVPNSWPVERKTQTFTVKADAGPHGADGVPLLIVLRDVLGYVDSRKEARYALDQDQILINGTPESDESRPVGMFDILAFTEREEYYRVFPGEGGRLALTAIDAEAAESKLGKIVGKQHVSGGDVQLTLHDGHTLLVEADSEYTPGDSIVIANEDDEIVAHFEYEEGALVTAVNGQHAGEIGEIEEIQVTAGSSPNNVLVAQEDGDGFETIDEYVVVIDENFTGDSGTESESASGETASDEEDEQAAPEADAGAETPDEADDADADSEQTDDEDEGGDDE, encoded by the coding sequence ATGAGCAACCACCAGAAACGACTTTCGGTACCGAACAGTTGGCCAGTCGAACGAAAGACCCAGACGTTCACCGTCAAGGCCGACGCCGGCCCGCACGGTGCGGACGGCGTGCCCCTGCTGATCGTCCTCCGGGACGTGCTGGGGTACGTCGACAGCCGCAAGGAAGCCCGCTACGCGCTGGATCAAGACCAGATCCTGATCAACGGGACGCCCGAGAGCGACGAGTCGCGCCCGGTCGGGATGTTCGACATCCTGGCCTTTACCGAGCGCGAGGAGTACTACCGGGTATTCCCCGGCGAGGGCGGTCGACTCGCACTGACAGCCATCGACGCCGAGGCCGCCGAGTCCAAGCTCGGAAAGATCGTCGGCAAGCAACACGTCTCCGGCGGCGACGTCCAGCTGACGCTGCACGACGGGCACACGCTGCTGGTCGAAGCCGACAGCGAGTACACGCCGGGAGACTCGATCGTCATCGCGAACGAAGACGACGAGATCGTCGCTCACTTCGAGTACGAGGAGGGCGCGCTCGTGACGGCCGTCAACGGCCAGCACGCCGGCGAGATCGGAGAGATCGAGGAGATCCAGGTCACCGCCGGCTCCTCGCCGAACAACGTCCTGGTCGCCCAGGAAGACGGCGACGGCTTCGAGACCATCGACGAGTACGTCGTCGTCATCGACGAGAACTTCACGGGCGATTCGGGGACCGAATCGGAATCAGCGAGCGGTGAAACCGCGAGTGACGAGGAGGACGAACAGGCTGCACCTGAGGCGGACGCGGGGGCCGAAACCCCTGACGAGGCTGACGACGCAGACGCCGACAGCGAGCAGACGGACGACGAAGACGAGGGAGGTGACGACGAATGA
- a CDS encoding 50S ribosomal protein L14 — MEALKADVTQGLEKGSLINCADNTGARELKVVSISNYQGTKNRHPKAGLGDKITVSVTKGTPEMRRQVLEAVIIRQRKPIRRPDGTRVKYEDNAAVIVDENEDPRGTEIKGPVAREVAERFGSIASTATMIV, encoded by the coding sequence ATGGAAGCGCTGAAAGCCGACGTCACTCAGGGTCTGGAGAAGGGCTCGCTGATCAACTGCGCCGACAACACCGGCGCACGCGAGCTCAAAGTGGTCAGCATCAGTAACTACCAGGGCACCAAGAACCGCCACCCGAAGGCTGGTCTGGGTGACAAGATCACCGTCTCGGTCACCAAGGGGACGCCGGAGATGCGTCGCCAGGTGCTCGAGGCGGTCATCATCCGCCAGCGCAAGCCCATCCGCCGACCCGACGGCACGCGCGTCAAGTACGAGGACAACGCGGCCGTCATCGTCGACGAGAACGAGGACCCGCGCGGGACCGAGATCAAAGGCCCCGTCGCGCGGGAAGTCGCGGAGCGGTTCGGCAGCATCGCATCGACAGCGACGATGATCGTATAG
- a CDS encoding 50S ribosomal protein L5: MSSESESGEFHEMREPRIEKVVVHMGVGEGGRELANAEEILEEVTGQESVRTQAKETVGEFNIREGDPIGAKVTLRDEQAEQFLETALPLVDLDAGQFDDTGNFSFGVEEHTEFPSQEYDPTIGIYGLDVTVNLVRPGYRVTKREKAARPIPSNHRLDPEDAIAFVESTFDAEVNE; the protein is encoded by the coding sequence ATGAGTTCCGAAAGCGAGAGCGGTGAGTTCCACGAGATGCGCGAGCCGCGCATCGAGAAGGTCGTCGTCCACATGGGCGTCGGCGAGGGCGGTCGCGAACTCGCAAACGCCGAGGAGATCCTCGAGGAGGTCACCGGCCAGGAGTCCGTCCGGACGCAGGCAAAAGAGACCGTCGGCGAGTTCAACATCCGCGAGGGCGACCCGATCGGAGCGAAGGTCACGCTGCGCGACGAGCAGGCCGAGCAGTTCCTGGAGACGGCACTACCCCTGGTCGATCTCGACGCGGGGCAGTTCGATGACACGGGCAACTTCAGTTTCGGTGTCGAGGAACACACCGAGTTCCCGAGTCAGGAGTACGACCCGACGATCGGGATCTACGGGCTGGACGTGACGGTCAACCTCGTCCGTCCGGGCTATCGCGTCACAAAGCGCGAGAAGGCCGCCCGTCCGATCCCCTCGAACCACCGGCTCGATCCTGAGGACGCGATCGCGTTCGTCGAGTCGACCTTCGACGCGGAGGTGAACGAATGA
- a CDS encoding 30S ribosomal protein S3: MADEQQFIEDGLQRTQIDEFFADELGRAGYGGMDVAKTPMGTQIVLKAEKPGMVIGKGGKNIRKLTTTLEEEFDLDDPQVDVQEVEEPDLNAQIVADRLANALERGWYFRKAGHTTIDRIMEAGAKGAEIVLSGKVTGARSRVEKFNRGYIKHNGEPAQDIVDHGQGVAVMKLGTIGVDVKIIPPDAELPDDFEIYEDVDVADYVEDVEGESVEELLEGEPDEESATPVTESEPEDDTVGEEVIEEAVDDEEFEEVETPGGDVEEELDELEEAVDEELDEETEAEAEELLDEMDSDETASDDEDADEEGDQ, translated from the coding sequence ATGGCTGACGAACAGCAGTTCATCGAGGACGGACTCCAGCGGACCCAGATCGACGAGTTCTTCGCGGACGAACTCGGTCGTGCGGGCTACGGCGGCATGGACGTCGCCAAGACGCCGATGGGGACCCAGATCGTTCTCAAGGCCGAGAAGCCCGGAATGGTCATCGGTAAGGGCGGGAAGAACATCCGCAAGCTCACGACCACGCTGGAAGAGGAGTTCGACCTCGACGACCCGCAGGTCGACGTTCAGGAGGTCGAGGAGCCGGACCTGAACGCCCAGATCGTCGCCGATCGACTGGCGAACGCTCTCGAACGTGGCTGGTACTTCCGGAAGGCCGGTCACACCACGATCGACCGGATCATGGAGGCCGGCGCGAAGGGCGCCGAGATCGTCCTCTCCGGGAAGGTCACGGGCGCACGCTCGCGCGTCGAGAAGTTCAACCGCGGCTACATCAAGCACAACGGCGAACCCGCCCAGGACATCGTCGATCACGGACAGGGCGTCGCCGTCATGAAGCTCGGGACGATCGGCGTGGACGTCAAGATCATCCCGCCGGACGCCGAGTTGCCCGACGACTTCGAGATCTACGAGGACGTCGACGTCGCCGATTACGTCGAAGACGTCGAGGGCGAGTCCGTCGAGGAACTCCTCGAGGGCGAACCCGACGAGGAGAGCGCGACCCCGGTGACCGAGAGCGAACCCGAGGACGACACCGTCGGCGAGGAAGTCATTGAGGAGGCAGTCGACGACGAAGAGTTCGAAGAAGTCGAGACTCCCGGCGGTGACGTCGAGGAGGAACTCGACGAACTCGAGGAAGCCGTCGACGAAGAGCTCGACGAGGAGACCGAGGCGGAAGCCGAGGAACTGCTCGACGAGATGGACAGCGACGAAACCGCGAGCGACGACGAAGACGCCGACGAGGAGGGTGACCAATGA
- the rplX gene encoding 50S ribosomal protein L24: protein MSKQPSKQRTQTRRAPLHEKQKQVRATLSEDLREEYGQRNVRVNEGDTVEVMRGDFAGEEGEVVDVDLRESVVHVEDVTLETADGEEVPRALEPSNLRVTDLDLEDDRRQARLESEEDSA from the coding sequence ATGAGCAAGCAACCATCGAAACAGCGAACCCAGACACGGCGCGCCCCGCTGCACGAGAAGCAAAAGCAGGTGCGGGCGACGCTGTCCGAGGACCTCCGCGAGGAGTACGGACAGCGAAACGTCCGCGTCAACGAGGGCGACACCGTCGAGGTCATGCGCGGCGACTTCGCCGGCGAGGAAGGCGAGGTCGTCGACGTCGACCTCCGCGAGTCCGTCGTCCACGTCGAAGACGTCACTCTGGAGACGGCCGACGGGGAGGAAGTCCCCCGAGCGCTCGAGCCGAGCAATCTCCGCGTGACCGACCTCGACCTCGAAGACGACCGTCGGCAGGCGCGTCTGGAAAGCGAGGAGGATAGCGCATGA
- a CDS encoding 30S ribosomal protein S8 produces MTGNDPLSNALSAIDNAESVGKLTQTVEPASNEIGSVLEVFYDSGYIGGFEFVDDGKAGRFEVELKGAINECGSVQPRYSAGADEFEKWEKRFLPAQDYGALVVTTSHGIMSHYEAREAGVGGQVIAYVY; encoded by the coding sequence ATGACAGGAAACGACCCACTCAGCAACGCGCTGTCGGCGATCGACAACGCCGAGAGCGTCGGGAAGCTGACACAGACAGTCGAGCCCGCCTCGAACGAGATCGGCAGCGTACTCGAAGTCTTCTACGACAGCGGGTACATCGGCGGCTTCGAGTTCGTCGACGACGGCAAAGCCGGTCGGTTCGAGGTCGAACTGAAGGGTGCGATCAACGAGTGCGGCTCTGTCCAGCCCCGCTATTCGGCGGGCGCTGACGAGTTCGAGAAGTGGGAGAAGCGGTTTCTCCCCGCACAGGACTACGGCGCACTCGTCGTGACCACCAGCCACGGGATCATGAGCCACTACGAGGCCCGCGAAGCGGGCGTCGGTGGCCAGGTGATCGCATACGTCTACTAA
- a CDS encoding 50S ribosomal protein L32e: MAEENEFEALTDISGVGDAKAEALREAGFETVDDVRAASQEELAQAEGVGNALAARIKADVGGLEVSEEAEGEVEEEEPEAEAEPEEDVETELQPRGLASKTPDLDEQTERLLTQRKRVGKPQFNRQDYHKKKRTPTSWREPRGGLSKQRKGVKGKGPKVEAGFRTPEEVRGLHPSGFEEVRVHNVDDLEGVDGDTQAVRIASKVGARKRERIEEAAEDAGIRVLNPTYVEVEVSE, encoded by the coding sequence ATGGCCGAGGAAAACGAGTTCGAGGCGTTGACTGACATCAGCGGCGTCGGCGACGCGAAAGCCGAGGCACTGCGAGAGGCCGGCTTCGAGACGGTCGACGACGTCCGAGCCGCCTCCCAGGAAGAACTCGCCCAAGCAGAGGGCGTCGGGAACGCGCTCGCCGCGCGGATCAAGGCCGACGTCGGCGGACTCGAAGTCTCCGAGGAAGCCGAAGGCGAAGTCGAAGAGGAAGAACCCGAAGCCGAAGCAGAACCCGAGGAAGACGTCGAGACGGAACTGCAGCCGCGCGGGCTGGCGTCGAAGACGCCCGATCTCGACGAGCAGACCGAACGATTGTTGACCCAGCGCAAGCGGGTCGGCAAGCCGCAGTTCAACCGCCAGGACTACCACAAGAAAAAGCGCACGCCGACCTCGTGGCGCGAGCCCCGCGGCGGCCTCTCCAAGCAGCGGAAGGGCGTCAAGGGCAAGGGTCCGAAAGTCGAAGCCGGCTTCCGGACGCCCGAGGAAGTTCGCGGGTTGCACCCCAGCGGCTTCGAGGAGGTCCGCGTGCACAACGTGGACGACCTCGAGGGCGTCGACGGCGACACCCAGGCCGTGCGCATCGCCTCGAAAGTCGGCGCGCGCAAGCGCGAGCGGATCGAGGAGGCCGCCGAGGACGCCGGGATTCGTGTCCTCAATCCCACCTACGTCGAAGTGGAGGTGTCAGAATGA
- a CDS encoding ribonuclease P protein component 1, with protein sequence MTRTPETLARHELIGLDVRVTAASNSDLLDIEGEVVMETTNTLHIERADRAWPARNDVPRDVRAGKRGAARRESEAVSPSRAREKLVPKAAATFEFTLSDGQRVRIEGERLVARPARRTEHTGDSTWR encoded by the coding sequence ATGACACGCACGCCCGAGACGCTCGCCCGACACGAACTGATCGGACTCGACGTTCGCGTCACGGCGGCGTCCAACTCCGACCTGCTGGACATCGAAGGCGAGGTCGTCATGGAGACGACCAACACGTTACATATCGAGCGAGCCGACCGGGCGTGGCCAGCGCGGAACGACGTTCCGCGGGACGTTCGAGCGGGCAAGCGCGGCGCTGCGCGCCGCGAGTCCGAGGCGGTGTCACCGTCTCGCGCCCGCGAGAAACTGGTGCCGAAGGCGGCTGCGACGTTCGAATTCACTCTTTCGGACGGACAGCGAGTCCGAATCGAAGGAGAGCGACTCGTCGCACGACCGGCCCGACGCACAGAACACACAGGTGATTCCACATGGCGATAG
- a CDS encoding 50S ribosomal protein L18: MATGPRYNVPMRRRREARTDYHQRLRLLKSGKPRLVARKSNKHVRAQLVTRGPDGDETAASAVSSDLEEYGWQAPTGNLPAAYLTGLLAGLRAVEAGYESAVLDIGLNSPTPGSKVFAVQEGAIDAGLEIPHNDEVLAPWERTRGEHIAEYADSLDEDLYSGDFDATELPSHFDTIREALLEGDIDL; this comes from the coding sequence ATGGCGACAGGACCACGATACAACGTTCCGATGCGCCGGCGCCGCGAGGCCCGGACGGATTACCATCAGCGGTTGCGCCTGCTGAAATCCGGCAAGCCACGCCTGGTCGCTCGCAAGAGCAACAAACACGTCAGGGCGCAGCTGGTGACGAGGGGTCCCGACGGTGACGAGACGGCCGCGAGTGCGGTTTCCAGCGATCTCGAGGAGTACGGCTGGCAAGCCCCCACGGGCAACCTGCCGGCCGCGTACCTCACGGGACTGCTGGCCGGACTGCGGGCCGTCGAGGCCGGCTACGAGTCGGCCGTGCTGGACATCGGACTCAACAGCCCGACCCCCGGTAGTAAAGTATTCGCAGTGCAGGAAGGCGCAATCGACGCCGGCCTGGAAATCCCCCACAACGACGAGGTACTCGCGCCCTGGGAGCGCACGCGCGGCGAGCACATCGCCGAGTACGCCGACTCGCTGGACGAGGACCTCTACAGTGGGGACTTCGACGCGACGGAGCTGCCGTCGCACTTCGACACGATTCGAGAGGCCCTCCTGGAGGGTGACATCGACCTATGA